The Enterobacter asburiae genomic sequence GTTGCAGGATCCAGGCCAAAATAATAAATCTTGTATGCAATATTTTATTTTTATGTATACGATTCGATAACGAAGAGTAAAAGACGGAGTGGTGAATGAACAACATAAACGCCCTGCAGACCGCGCCAGACCTGCATGACAAAGATGAATCGATCTTTCAGGCGCTGATGACCGCGATTGTCGAACATCAGCTGCTGCCGGGGAGCAAGCTGCCGGAAGAGGCGCTGGCCGAGGTGTTTGGCGTAAGCCGCACGGGTATCCGCAAGGTGCTTCAACGACTCGCGGCTGTGCAAATGGTCACCTTAACGCCCAAGCGTGGTGCACACGTTGCCAGCCCGACGGTGGAAGAGGCGCAGCACATCTTCCGCACCCGCGCCCTGCTGGAGGTCGCCAACCTGCCGGACGTGCTGGCCCGCTGCCAGCCGCCGCACCTTGCCGCGCTGGAGGCCATCATTCGCCAGGAGCAGCAGGCGCACGAGGCGTACGACGGCCCGGCGGCAATTCGCCACTCCGCCAATTTCCACATCCAGCTGCAGGCCATCTCCGGCAACCAGGTGCTGACTGAAATGGTGACCGGCCTGAGCCAGCGCTCGTCGCTGGTGATTGCCACCTGGGGTGCGCCGTGGCGTCAGGGGTGCCGCTGCAACGATCACGAACAGCTGGTGGATCTGCTGCGCCAGAAGGCGCTCCAGCCGCTCAGCGATGCCTTAATGCACCATTTTGAACGTATCGTCGCCAGCCTCTGCTTCGAGCGGGCGGGCGAGTGCCTGCCTGATTTTGCCCGGCTGTTTGCCGGCCACAAGGAGTCGTAATGTCCTCTGTCTGTATACAAGTGATTAACCCCAACACCAGCCTCGCGATGACGGAAACCATCGGCGCGGCGGCCCGCGCGGTGGCGGCGCCGGGTACGGAGATCCTCGCGGTCTGCCCGAGCGCGGGCGTGCCGTCTATCGAGGGACACTTTGATGAAGCCATCGCCGCTGTGGGGGTTCTCGAACAGGTCAGGCTCGGCAGAGAGCAGGGCGTGGACGGTCACGTCATCGCCTGCTTTGGCGATCCGGGCCTGCTGGCGGCGCGCGAGCTTGCGCAGGGGCCGGTGGTGGGCATTGCGGAAGCCGCCATGCATATGGCGACGCTGGTGGCGACGCGCTTTTCGGTGGTCACCACGCTGCCGCGCACGCTGATTATTGCCCGTCATCTGCTGCACCAGTATGGCTTTCAGGACAGGTGCGCGGCGCTGCACGCTATCGATCTCCCTGTGCTGGCGCTGGAAGACGGCAGCGGTCTGGCGCAGGAAAAAGTGCGCGCGCGCTGTATACAGGCGCTGAAAGAGGACGGCTGCGGCGCCATCGTGCTGGGCTGCGGCGGCATGGCGACGCTGGCGCAGGAGCTGACGCGCGAGCTGCGCGTGCCGGTCATCGACGGCGTCAGCGCGGCGGTGAAGATGGTGGAATCGCTTGTGGCGCTGGGGCTGTCGACCAGCAAGCACGGGGATCTGGCCTTCCCGGAGAAAAAAGCGTTAAGCGGACAGTTTCAGGCACTGAATCCATTTTAATTTTTGGGGGTGGCAATGGGGCTTTTTGAACAGAATTACCCGCGGGATCTGCGCGGCTACGCGGGCAACCCGCCGCACGCGCGGTGGCCGAATCAGGCGCGCGTCGCCGTGCAGTTTGTGCTCAATTATGAGGAAGGGGCGGAAAACCACGTTCTGCACGGCGATGCCGGATCCGAGCAGTTCCTGTCGGACATCATCGGCGCGGCCAGCTACCCGGATAAACACATGTCGATGGACTCCCTCTACGAATACGGCAGCCGCGCCGGGTTCTGGCGGATCCACGGTGAATTTCAAAAGCGCGGCCTGCCGCTGACGGTCTTTGGCGTGGCGATGGCGCTGGCGCGTCACCCGGAGATCGTCGAGGCAATCAGGGCGGCGGATTACGACGTGGTGAGCCACGGCTGGCGCTGGATCCACTATCAGCACATGGATATCCAACAGGAGCGCGAACACCTGCACAAGGCGGTGCAGGTGCTGACCGACCTGTTCGGCAAGCCGCCAACGGGCTGGTACACCGGGCGCGACAGCCCCAACACCCGCCAGCTGGTGGTGGAGCACGGCGGCTTCGACTACGACAGCGACTACTACGGCGACGATCTGCCCTTCTGGACGGAAGTGGCCTGCGGCGACGGCTCCCGTAAACCGCACCTGATCGTGCCGTATACGCTGGATGCGAACGACATGCGCTTCGCCACCGCGCAGGGGTTTAACACCGCCGAGCAGTTCTATACGTATTTGAAGGACAGTTTTGACGTGCTGTACGAAGAAGGGGAAAGCGCGCCGAAGATGATGTCCATCGGCATGCACTGCCGCCTGCTGGGGCGGCCGGGGCGTTTTCGCGCGCTGCAGCGGTTCCTGGATTATATTCAGCAGCATGAGCGGGTGTGGGTCTGTACCCGCCAGCAGATTGCCGACCACTGGCGGGAGGTGCATCCGTTTCAGAAATAAGTGTGCCGCGTTTAGCCGGGTGGCGGCTGCGCCTTACCCGGCCTACAGGACCTCGTATTCCCGGTGGCGTTACACCATCAAACTCACCTGCGCCGCCACGATCCGCCACCCGTAGGCAAACCGCACCCACGTCTGCTGCTGGCGGCCAATGCGCTCCGTGCCCTCACGGGTAAACTCGGTGCTGCACACGGCATAATCCTCCCCGAAGGTGGTAATCACGGTGTGGCGCAGCGTCCGCTGCAGCCCGGCGGCGGGCGCGCCGCGCGAAAGGCGCGGATTTCATCAATCCCGTACAGGTTTTCACCCGCCCCCAGACGCACCGTGTTTTTGTCGTGCCAGAACAGCTCGTCCAGCACCGCAACGTTGTTGCTCACCAGCGCGTCTTCATAGCGGTAAAACGCGGCGGTCACCTCGGCAACCACCCACGGCAGGTTAATGTCATCGTGATTCATCATGCGGCCACCTCCGCCGGACGGGCATCGGTGATGCCACTCTCCTCCAGCACGCGCGCGACGCGCAGGCAGGCCTGCTCGTTAAACGGCGCGGCAATCAGCTGCAGGCCAATCGGCGCACCCTGGGCGGTGCGCAGCGGAACGGTGGTCACGGGCAGGCCTAAAAACGAAATCGGCTGGGTCAGCATCCCCATGCTGGCGCGGATGGGGAGCGGCTGACCGTTAATCTCCATGGTTTGCTCACCCGCGAGCGTCGCGCTGCGCGGCGTTGCCGGAGCGATCAGCACGTCGGCCTGCGCGAACAGGGTTTTAAACGCCTGCCGGGCGTGCGCGCGAAACCGCTGGGCCTGAATGTACCAGGCGGAGGGGATCATCGCCCCGGCCAGCAGGCGCTCCCGGGAGTGCGGCTCAAAACGCTCGGGCTCGCAGCGAAGCGCGGGCAGGTACTGATTTCCCCCTTCGGAGGCGCTGATGATAAACGCCGCGGAGCGCGCCAGCTCGGCGTCCGGGAACTGCAGCTCATCCTGCACGTCGAGCGCCTTCGCCACCCGCGCCACGGCGTCTCTGGCATCCGCATCGCACCAGGTGGTGAAGTAGCCGCCGAGCACCGCGCAGCGCAGGCCGTCAAGCCCCCGGTCGAGCAGGGGGCGCGTCTGCTCGCGCGAGCTCTCTGCCTGAAAACCGTCGCTGCTGTCCCGGCCCTGCAGCGCGTCGTACACGGACGCCAGATCGCACACGCGGCGGGCAAAGGGGCCGATATGATCGAGGCTCGCGACAAACGGATGGCTGCCGGATCGCGACAGGCGGCCAAAGGTGGGCTTCAGGCCATAGATGCCGCACAGGGAGGCCGGAACGCGAATCGAGCCGTTGGTGTCGGTGCCGAGCGAAAAGTGCACCAGCCCGGCGGCCACGGCGGCGGCCGAGCCGCCGGACGATCCGCCCGCAATGCGCGCCAGATCGTGCGGGTTACGCGTGGTGCCGTAGTGGCTGTTTTCGGTTGTGAAGCCGTAGGCGTAGGCGTCCATATTTACCATCCCGGTCAGCAGCCCGCCCGCGCTGCGCAGCTGGCGCACCGCGAAGCTGTCAGCGGCCGCGGCAGGGCGCTGGCTGAACAGCTCTGCCCCGGCAAGGGTGGTGTGACCGGCAACGTCGAACAGGTTTTTTACCGCGTAGGGCACGCCCGCCAGCGGGGGCAGGGGGCGCTTTTCGCGGCGCAGGGTGTCGATGCTCTCGGCCTCGGCGAGCATGCGCGCTTCCGTCACGGCGGTCCAGGCGCCGATCTGCGGGTTAACGCGCGCAATCGCCTCCAGCGTCTGGCGGGCAATCTCGCGAGCGCTCAGCTCGCCCGCGCTCAGCGCATGCTGGATCGCGCTGATACTCATCTCGTGTAGCCTCATGCTTTGTATACTCCTGCGATCTCCAGACGGTCGTCGAGCGGCAGCGCCATCAGCGGGGCGGCCAGGGTGGCAATGCGGCTGAACTGCAGCTGCAGCTCGGCGCGGCGGGCATCGTCCAGCGTCACGCCGAGAACGGACTCCATTTGCGCCAGATACGCCTGCCAGTCGGGTTGTGGTGTCGTCATTGTTTTCTCCTCAGAATCCGGCGGCCGCGCCGTTGCTGCGCGGGTCAAATGCCCCTT encodes the following:
- a CDS encoding GntR family transcriptional regulator yields the protein MNNINALQTAPDLHDKDESIFQALMTAIVEHQLLPGSKLPEEALAEVFGVSRTGIRKVLQRLAAVQMVTLTPKRGAHVASPTVEEAQHIFRTRALLEVANLPDVLARCQPPHLAALEAIIRQEQQAHEAYDGPAAIRHSANFHIQLQAISGNQVLTEMVTGLSQRSSLVIATWGAPWRQGCRCNDHEQLVDLLRQKALQPLSDALMHHFERIVASLCFERAGECLPDFARLFAGHKES
- the puuE gene encoding allantoinase PuuE, which translates into the protein MRGYAGNPPHARWPNQARVAVQFVLNYEEGAENHVLHGDAGSEQFLSDIIGAASYPDKHMSMDSLYEYGSRAGFWRIHGEFQKRGLPLTVFGVAMALARHPEIVEAIRAADYDVVSHGWRWIHYQHMDIQQEREHLHKAVQVLTDLFGKPPTGWYTGRDSPNTRQLVVEHGGFDYDSDYYGDDLPFWTEVACGDGSRKPHLIVPYTLDANDMRFATAQGFNTAEQFYTYLKDSFDVLYEEGESAPKMMSIGMHCRLLGRPGRFRALQRFLDYIQQHERVWVCTRQQIADHWREVHPFQK
- a CDS encoding AtzE family amidohydrolase, which encodes MRLHEMSISAIQHALSAGELSAREIARQTLEAIARVNPQIGAWTAVTEARMLAEAESIDTLRREKRPLPPLAGVPYAVKNLFDVAGHTTLAGAELFSQRPAAAADSFAVRQLRSAGGLLTGMVNMDAYAYGFTTENSHYGTTRNPHDLARIAGGSSGGSAAAVAAGLVHFSLGTDTNGSIRVPASLCGIYGLKPTFGRLSRSGSHPFVASLDHIGPFARRVCDLASVYDALQGRDSSDGFQAESSREQTRPLLDRGLDGLRCAVLGGYFTTWCDADARDAVARVAKALDVQDELQFPDAELARSAAFIISASEGGNQYLPALRCEPERFEPHSRERLLAGAMIPSAWYIQAQRFRAHARQAFKTLFAQADVLIAPATPRSATLAGEQTMEINGQPLPIRASMGMLTQPISFLGLPVTTVPLRTAQGAPIGLQLIAAPFNEQACLRVARVLEESGITDARPAEVAA
- the hpxX gene encoding oxalurate catabolism protein HpxX, which translates into the protein MTTPQPDWQAYLAQMESVLGVTLDDARRAELQLQFSRIATLAAPLMALPLDDRLEIAGVYKA